One window of Paenibacillus sp. FSL K6-3182 genomic DNA carries:
- the tpiA gene encoding triose-phosphate isomerase → MSNRTPIIAGNWKMFKTVSEAVTFFSEIKGKAEVAGVESVICAPYTTLPALVEAAKGTSIAIGAQNVHFEDNGAFTGEISGVMLKDLGVKYVIIGHSERRAYFAESDEIVNKKVHASFKNGLLPIVCVGEKLEEREAGQTKEVCKVQTEAAFVGLSAAQAAEVVIAYEPIWAIGTGKSSTSEDAQDVIGYIRSVVAGLYDQATADAVRIQYGGSVKPNNVAEYMGQADIDGALVGGASLEPASYIALVEGAK, encoded by the coding sequence ATGAGCAACAGAACACCGATTATTGCAGGTAACTGGAAAATGTTCAAAACGGTATCCGAGGCTGTAACATTTTTCTCCGAAATTAAAGGTAAAGCTGAAGTTGCAGGTGTAGAGAGCGTGATCTGCGCGCCATACACAACACTTCCGGCACTTGTTGAAGCTGCGAAAGGTACGTCGATTGCTATTGGAGCACAAAACGTACATTTTGAAGACAACGGTGCATTCACAGGTGAAATCAGCGGCGTTATGCTGAAGGATCTTGGTGTGAAATACGTAATTATCGGTCACTCCGAGCGCCGCGCTTATTTCGCGGAATCAGATGAGATCGTAAATAAGAAGGTTCATGCTTCCTTTAAAAATGGCTTGCTTCCTATCGTTTGTGTAGGCGAGAAGCTGGAAGAGCGCGAAGCTGGACAAACAAAAGAAGTATGCAAAGTGCAAACAGAAGCAGCTTTTGTAGGCCTATCTGCAGCACAAGCAGCTGAAGTTGTTATCGCTTATGAGCCAATCTGGGCTATCGGTACTGGCAAATCTTCTACTTCCGAGGATGCACAAGATGTTATCGGTTATATCCGCAGCGTTGTTGCTGGTCTTTACGATCAAGCGACTGCTGATGCGGTTCGCATTCAATACGGCGGCAGCGTGAAGCCTAATAACGTAGCTGAGTACATGGGTCAAGCTGATATTGACGGTGCACTTGTTGGGGGCGCGAGCTTGGAGCCTGCATCCTACATTGCACTGGTCGAGGGGGCCAAGTAA
- the gpmI gene encoding 2,3-bisphosphoglycerate-independent phosphoglycerate mutase: MAAPKPVALIILDGFGLRDDVTGNAVAQANKPNYDRYWSTYPHTTLTACGEAVGLPEGQMGNSEVGHLNIGAGRIVYQDLTRISKSIRDGEFYENETILGAVRHVKTNSKKLHLYGLLSDGGVHSHIEHLFALLDLAKKEELEEVYIHAFLDGRDVSPDSAKGYLERLQAKIEEVGVGRIATVQGRYYAMDRDKRWERTEKSYRAMVYGEGPQYFDPIQAVVESYEKSVYDEFVMPTVIVDGENKPVGLVESEDAVIFFNFRPDRAIQLSQVFTNEDFRGFDRGEKRPVNLYFVCLTLFSETVGGFVAYSPKNLDNTLGEVLVQNNKTQLRTAETEKYPHVTFFFSGGRDHELPGETRVLINSPKVATYDLKPEMSAYELAESTVREIESDKHDAIILNFANPDMVGHSGMLEPTIKAVEATDECLGKVVEAVLAKGGVCIITADHGNADMVFDENGRPFTAHTTNPVPLIVTKAGETLRDGGILADIAPTVLDLLELAKPAEMTGITLINKK, encoded by the coding sequence ATGGCTGCTCCGAAACCTGTAGCGCTTATTATTCTCGACGGCTTCGGTTTGCGCGATGATGTAACGGGCAACGCGGTTGCACAAGCAAACAAACCAAACTATGACCGTTACTGGTCAACTTATCCGCATACGACATTGACGGCATGCGGCGAAGCGGTTGGACTTCCTGAAGGTCAAATGGGCAACTCCGAGGTTGGCCACTTGAACATCGGAGCAGGCCGCATCGTTTATCAGGATTTGACTCGTATTAGTAAATCGATCCGCGATGGTGAATTTTACGAAAATGAGACGATCCTTGGTGCTGTTCGCCATGTAAAAACAAATAGCAAAAAGCTTCATCTATACGGCTTGCTGTCGGATGGAGGCGTTCATAGCCACATTGAGCATTTGTTCGCATTGCTCGATCTAGCGAAGAAGGAAGAGCTTGAAGAAGTATACATTCATGCTTTCCTTGATGGCCGCGACGTGTCCCCGGACAGTGCAAAGGGCTATCTAGAGCGTCTTCAAGCCAAAATCGAAGAGGTTGGCGTAGGCCGCATTGCGACGGTTCAAGGCCGTTACTATGCAATGGACCGCGACAAGCGTTGGGAGCGTACAGAGAAATCCTACCGCGCTATGGTATATGGCGAGGGCCCTCAATATTTCGATCCGATTCAAGCGGTAGTTGAATCCTACGAGAAATCGGTTTATGATGAATTCGTTATGCCAACGGTTATTGTAGACGGTGAAAACAAGCCAGTTGGCCTTGTTGAATCCGAGGACGCAGTGATTTTCTTCAACTTCCGTCCTGACCGTGCGATTCAATTGTCGCAAGTATTCACGAACGAGGACTTCCGCGGCTTTGACCGTGGCGAGAAGCGCCCTGTTAATCTGTATTTCGTCTGCTTGACGCTATTCAGTGAAACCGTTGGCGGATTCGTTGCGTATTCACCAAAGAACCTTGATAATACGCTTGGCGAAGTGCTCGTGCAAAACAACAAGACTCAATTACGTACTGCAGAAACAGAAAAATATCCGCACGTTACGTTTTTCTTCAGCGGCGGACGCGATCATGAGCTTCCTGGCGAAACTCGTGTGCTTATTAATTCCCCTAAGGTCGCAACGTACGATCTCAAACCGGAAATGAGCGCATATGAGCTAGCTGAGTCCACGGTACGCGAGATTGAATCTGACAAGCATGACGCAATCATTCTGAATTTCGCCAACCCTGATATGGTAGGCCACTCCGGCATGCTGGAGCCTACGATCAAAGCGGTTGAAGCGACGGATGAATGCCTTGGCAAAGTAGTGGAAGCAGTACTAGCCAAAGGCGGCGTCTGCATCATCACGGCTGACCATGGTAATGCTGACATGGTGTTCGACGAGAATGGCCGTCCGTTTACGGCACATACAACGAACCCGGTTCCGCTTATCGTAACGAAAGCAGGCGAGACTCTTCGTGACGGCGGTATTCTTGCAGATATCGCACCAACGGTTCTTGATCTGCTTGAGCTTGCTAAGCCAGCTGAAATGACGGGCATTACATTAATCAACAAAAAATAA
- the eno gene encoding phosphopyruvate hydratase: MSIIVDVYAREVLDSRGNPTVEVEVSLESGGKGRAIVPSGASTGAYEAVELRDGDKSRYLGKGVLKAVENVNTEIAPEIIGLDALDQVAIDRKMIELDGTPNKAKLGANAILAVSMAVARAAADALDVPLYTYLGGFNAKTLPVPMMNIINGGEHADNNIDVQEFMVLPVGAESFKEALRIGAEIFHNLKAVLHDKGLNTAVGDEGGFAPNLGSNEEAITTIISAIERAGYKPGVDVFLGMDVASTEFFKDGKYVLAGEGKSFTPAEFVDLLASWADKYPILTIEDGCSEDDWDGWKLLTEKLGKKVQLVGDDLFVTNTERLSDGIDKGVGNSILVKVNQIGTLTETFDAIEMAKRAGYTAVISHRSGESEDSTIADIAVATNAGQIKTGAPSRTDRVAKYNQLLRIEDQLGSTAQYAGKSAFYNLKHVK, encoded by the coding sequence ATGTCAATTATCGTTGATGTATACGCACGCGAAGTGCTTGATTCCCGCGGGAATCCAACTGTAGAAGTAGAGGTTTCTCTTGAGTCTGGCGGCAAAGGCCGTGCAATCGTTCCATCCGGCGCTTCTACTGGCGCATACGAAGCTGTTGAGCTTCGTGACGGCGACAAATCCCGTTACCTTGGTAAAGGCGTTTTGAAAGCTGTTGAAAATGTTAACACTGAAATCGCTCCTGAAATTATTGGCCTTGACGCTCTTGATCAAGTAGCTATCGACCGCAAAATGATCGAGCTTGATGGTACTCCAAACAAAGCTAAGCTAGGCGCTAACGCGATTCTAGCTGTATCGATGGCAGTAGCTCGCGCAGCTGCTGACGCTCTTGATGTACCTCTTTACACTTACCTTGGCGGATTCAACGCTAAGACGCTTCCAGTTCCGATGATGAACATCATCAACGGTGGCGAGCACGCTGACAACAACATCGACGTTCAAGAATTTATGGTTCTTCCTGTTGGTGCTGAAAGCTTCAAAGAAGCGCTTCGTATCGGCGCTGAAATTTTCCACAACCTAAAAGCAGTATTGCATGATAAAGGCCTTAACACAGCTGTTGGCGACGAAGGCGGCTTTGCTCCTAACCTTGGTTCAAACGAAGAAGCAATTACAACAATTATCTCGGCTATCGAGCGCGCAGGCTACAAGCCAGGCGTTGACGTATTCCTAGGTATGGACGTTGCTTCCACTGAGTTCTTCAAAGACGGCAAATACGTGCTTGCAGGCGAAGGCAAATCATTTACACCTGCTGAGTTCGTTGACCTACTTGCTTCATGGGCTGACAAATACCCAATCCTTACAATTGAAGACGGCTGTTCTGAAGACGATTGGGATGGTTGGAAATTGCTTACTGAGAAGCTTGGCAAAAAAGTTCAACTCGTTGGTGACGATCTGTTCGTTACGAACACTGAGCGTCTATCCGATGGTATCGACAAAGGCGTAGGTAACTCTATCCTTGTAAAAGTTAACCAAATCGGTACGCTTACTGAAACTTTTGATGCAATCGAAATGGCTAAACGCGCTGGTTACACAGCAGTTATCTCTCACCGTTCAGGCGAGAGCGAAGACAGCACAATCGCTGACATCGCTGTAGCTACAAACGCAGGCCAAATCAAAACAGGCGCTCCTTCCCGTACGGACCGCGTTGCGAAATACAACCAATTGCTTCGCATTGAGGACCAACTTGGTTCGACAGCTCAATACGCTGGCAAATCAGCTTTCTACAACTTGAAACACGTAAAATAA
- a CDS encoding sugar phosphate isomerase/epimerase, which translates to MAKPVIGIQMYSLRDQTEIDFLSTLEKVAKIGYKAVEFTGYFKMPAKELKSKMDGLGLIAPSVHVPLNFSDTKQMESDFEGQIEYAMELDVTYIITPWSPLPELPTKDNVQYLVDVFTKCAKQVKATGMQYGYHNHDFEFKLVEKKPIIDQILSDVPEELLQMEFDLGWIYIAGYKPADYLKKYKGRVPCVHLKDFLKGRKDAEIGKGEVGYDELLKGLEPAGVKYMFVEQEQFSSSSLDSAANNFNYLKEHGFA; encoded by the coding sequence TTGGCGAAACCTGTTATAGGCATTCAAATGTATTCTCTTCGTGATCAAACGGAGATCGATTTTTTGTCCACGCTGGAGAAGGTAGCCAAAATCGGCTATAAAGCGGTAGAATTCACAGGGTATTTCAAAATGCCGGCCAAAGAGTTGAAAAGCAAGATGGATGGACTCGGATTAATTGCCCCCTCCGTTCATGTACCTTTGAATTTTAGCGATACCAAGCAAATGGAGTCTGATTTTGAAGGACAAATTGAATATGCCATGGAGCTTGATGTGACTTATATTATTACGCCTTGGTCGCCGCTTCCTGAACTTCCGACAAAGGATAATGTGCAATATTTAGTTGATGTTTTCACAAAATGCGCAAAGCAGGTGAAGGCAACAGGTATGCAATACGGCTACCATAATCATGATTTTGAATTTAAGCTGGTGGAGAAGAAGCCTATTATCGATCAAATTTTGTCGGATGTTCCAGAGGAGCTCTTGCAGATGGAGTTTGATCTGGGCTGGATTTATATTGCGGGTTATAAACCGGCTGATTATTTGAAGAAATATAAGGGACGCGTTCCTTGCGTGCATTTGAAAGACTTTTTGAAAGGGCGGAAGGATGCAGAAATCGGCAAAGGCGAGGTAGGTTATGATGAGCTGTTAAAAGGGCTTGAGCCTGCAGGCGTTAAGTATATGTTTGTGGAGCAGGAGCAATTTAGCTCAAGCTCCCTTGATAGCGCAGCAAATAATTTTAACTATTTGAAAGAGCATGGCTTTGCGTGA
- the secG gene encoding preprotein translocase subunit SecG: MDIILKIVLVIFSVGLIAVVLLQKGKSAGLSGAITGGAEHLFGKQKARGLDLFLQRLTVALAAGFFILALVVSYFVKQ, from the coding sequence ATGGATATCATATTGAAAATCGTGCTTGTTATATTTTCTGTCGGCCTTATTGCTGTCGTATTGTTGCAAAAAGGTAAGAGTGCAGGCTTGTCCGGAGCGATTACGGGTGGCGCTGAGCACCTTTTCGGAAAACAGAAAGCGCGCGGTTTGGATTTGTTCTTGCAACGTTTGACAGTTGCTCTTGCAGCTGGTTTCTTCATATTGGCGCTTGTTGTATCTTACTTCGTAAAACAATAA
- the rnr gene encoding ribonuclease R translates to MINYEQELLDFMRETAYKPMTYQELEKHFGIVDAVEFKEFLKLLNKLEDEGKIIRTPNDHYGVPERMNLLRGKLQSHAKGFGFLIPDEKDHGDVYLHANDLKSAMNGDIILVRVTSRSEHGGRMEGEVVRIVERAVTQIVGTFEDHEVYAFVVPDDKRINRDIFIPKGGYQGAVSGQKVVVKIVTYPEGRSAAEGEIVEILGHKNDPGVDILSIIRKHQLPEGFPDEVMREAEAAPDSITDDEIVQQGRRDLRDEVIVTIDGEDAKDLDDAVHVKRLENGNYLLGVHIADVGYYVKENSELDQEAYLRGCSVYLVDRVIPMLPHRLSNGICSLNPQVDRLTLSCEMEFDAATLNRVRHDVFTSVIRTKERMTYTNVKKILTATEEEPQTELKERYASLLDMFGLMEDLAMRLRSKRMKRGAIDFDFQESKVIVDENGKAVDIVKRERSVAEQIIEEFMLVANETVAEHFHWLRVPFLYRIHEDPSQEKLLNFVQFAANFGYVVKGKGNSIHPKALQTLLEDIRGTKEATVISTVMLRSMKQAKYDAESLGHFGLAAEFYSHFTSPIRRYPDLVIHRIIREVLDGKGQLTEARHESLTARMPEIAQHSSERERVAVDAERDTEQLKKCEFMLDKVGEEFEGIISSVTSFGMFIELDNSVEGLIRLSDMSDDYYNFHEQHMILVGERTSKVYRIGDEVKIRVTRVSMTEHTIDFELVDMKPRSGYKGIPSSGFGGGERGGKKRGGFGDRNRGGKGQGGAGEGNRGRGERGASGAGKGQGGASEVYRGKNERGASAAGKGQGGAAEGYRGKTDRGANAGGKGQGGAAEGGRGKGRGGKGGRGGFGGGVDRSVVGIVEQANPWRIDAPDSGRGSKRRGRGGEGAAGAGVNDGGNPAERGPGQEADLSPGNGRDSSRVNNARTDMWGLPIRNSGGPGGNGRGAGQRRNDGSGGGAKRRHTPQGGVVGSERGAELPSVEGSGGDAVKSKRKKKSGGGGNATAAFVRKNRK, encoded by the coding sequence ATGATTAATTACGAGCAGGAACTGCTTGATTTTATGAGAGAGACGGCGTATAAGCCGATGACGTACCAAGAGCTTGAGAAACATTTTGGTATCGTAGATGCAGTGGAGTTTAAGGAGTTCCTTAAGCTGCTGAACAAATTAGAGGATGAAGGCAAAATCATTCGTACGCCAAATGATCATTACGGCGTGCCGGAACGAATGAACTTATTGCGCGGCAAGTTGCAATCGCATGCCAAGGGCTTCGGTTTTCTAATCCCGGATGAGAAGGATCATGGAGATGTGTATTTGCACGCCAATGATTTGAAGAGCGCAATGAATGGAGACATCATTCTGGTTCGTGTCACTTCGAGAAGTGAGCATGGAGGCCGGATGGAGGGCGAGGTCGTCCGTATTGTAGAACGTGCCGTTACGCAAATCGTAGGAACGTTCGAGGATCACGAGGTTTATGCTTTTGTCGTGCCGGATGATAAACGGATCAATCGGGATATCTTTATTCCAAAAGGCGGCTATCAAGGCGCTGTCTCCGGACAGAAGGTTGTCGTTAAAATTGTTACCTACCCAGAAGGGCGTTCTGCAGCTGAAGGGGAAATTGTCGAAATTTTGGGACATAAAAATGATCCCGGCGTCGACATCCTGTCGATTATTCGCAAGCATCAGCTTCCTGAGGGCTTTCCTGATGAAGTGATGAGAGAAGCGGAAGCGGCACCTGATTCCATTACAGACGATGAGATTGTGCAGCAAGGCAGGCGAGATTTGCGCGATGAGGTCATCGTGACGATAGATGGCGAGGACGCAAAGGATCTAGATGATGCGGTGCATGTGAAGCGTCTGGAGAACGGCAATTATTTGTTAGGTGTACATATTGCCGATGTCGGCTATTACGTAAAAGAAAATTCAGAGCTCGATCAAGAAGCATACCTTAGAGGCTGCAGCGTATATTTGGTGGATCGCGTTATTCCGATGCTGCCGCATCGTTTGTCGAATGGCATATGCTCGCTCAACCCGCAGGTTGATCGTCTGACGCTTTCATGTGAAATGGAATTTGATGCGGCGACGCTTAATCGTGTACGTCATGATGTGTTTACGAGTGTGATTCGCACGAAAGAGCGTATGACCTATACGAATGTGAAAAAAATATTGACTGCAACGGAAGAAGAGCCGCAAACCGAGCTGAAAGAGCGTTACGCCAGCTTGCTTGATATGTTCGGTTTGATGGAGGATCTAGCGATGCGTCTTCGTTCGAAACGAATGAAGCGCGGTGCGATTGACTTCGACTTCCAAGAGTCTAAGGTTATCGTGGATGAGAACGGCAAAGCGGTTGATATTGTGAAGCGCGAGCGTTCGGTAGCGGAGCAAATCATCGAGGAATTTATGCTCGTGGCGAATGAAACGGTGGCCGAGCATTTTCACTGGCTTCGTGTGCCGTTCCTGTACCGGATTCATGAAGATCCGTCACAAGAGAAATTGCTTAACTTCGTTCAGTTTGCAGCAAACTTCGGTTATGTCGTGAAGGGCAAAGGCAATTCCATTCATCCAAAAGCATTGCAAACGCTGCTTGAGGACATTCGCGGAACGAAGGAAGCGACCGTTATTTCCACAGTGATGCTTCGTTCGATGAAGCAGGCGAAATACGATGCGGAGAGCTTGGGGCATTTTGGGCTTGCAGCTGAGTTTTATTCACACTTTACATCCCCAATTCGCCGCTATCCTGACTTGGTCATTCACCGTATCATTCGCGAGGTGCTTGATGGCAAAGGCCAATTGACGGAAGCAAGACATGAGTCGCTAACGGCAAGGATGCCGGAAATTGCGCAGCATTCCTCAGAACGTGAGCGTGTAGCGGTTGATGCAGAGCGTGACACAGAGCAGTTGAAAAAATGTGAATTCATGCTTGATAAAGTGGGCGAAGAGTTCGAAGGCATTATTAGCAGCGTAACGAGCTTCGGCATGTTTATCGAATTGGACAATTCGGTCGAAGGTTTAATTCGTTTGAGCGACATGTCTGATGATTACTATAACTTCCATGAGCAGCATATGATATTGGTCGGCGAGCGTACGTCCAAAGTGTACCGAATTGGCGATGAAGTTAAAATTCGCGTTACTCGGGTGAGCATGACGGAGCATACGATTGATTTCGAGCTTGTAGATATGAAGCCGCGCAGCGGCTATAAAGGCATTCCAAGCAGTGGTTTTGGCGGCGGCGAACGCGGCGGAAAAAAACGCGGTGGTTTCGGTGATCGCAATCGCGGCGGCAAAGGTCAAGGCGGTGCAGGTGAGGGCAACCGCGGAAGAGGCGAGCGCGGAGCGAGCGGTGCTGGTAAGGGCCAAGGTGGCGCAAGCGAAGTTTACCGTGGCAAAAACGAGCGTGGTGCAAGCGCGGCTGGCAAAGGCCAAGGCGGTGCAGCCGAAGGTTATCGTGGTAAAACGGATCGCGGTGCAAACGCGGGAGGTAAAGGTCAAGGCGGTGCAGCCGAGGGCGGCCGCGGCAAAGGTCGCGGAGGCAAAGGCGGACGCGGCGGATTTGGCGGCGGCGTCGATCGCAGCGTGGTTGGCATTGTCGAGCAGGCCAATCCGTGGCGCATCGATGCACCTGATAGCGGGCGCGGCAGCAAGCGGCGCGGACGTGGCGGCGAAGGCGCAGCCGGAGCTGGCGTGAACGACGGTGGAAATCCGGCGGAGCGTGGGCCGGGGCAAGAGGCGGATTTGTCGCCGGGCAACGGTAGAGATTCATCGCGCGTGAACAATGCGCGTACGGATATGTGGGGCCTGCCCATCCGCAATAGCGGCGGGCCAGGCGGAAATGGTCGTGGAGCCGGGCAGCGGCGGAACGATGGAAGTGGCGGCGGCGCGAAGCGGCGGCATACGCCGCAGGGCGGCGTGGTCGGTAGTGAGCGAGGCGCGGAATTGCCGAGCGTGGAAGGCAGCGGCGGCGATGCGGTGAAGAGCAAGCGGAAGAAAAAAAGCGGAGGCGGCGGTAACGCCACAGCTGCTTTTGTCCGGAAAAATCGCAAATAA
- a CDS encoding cold-shock protein, translating into MQQGTVKWFNAEKGFGFIEVEGGNDVFVHFSAITGEGFKTLEEGQRVEFNVVQGNRGPQAENVVKL; encoded by the coding sequence ATGCAACAAGGTACAGTTAAATGGTTTAACGCAGAAAAAGGTTTCGGCTTTATCGAAGTTGAAGGCGGCAACGATGTATTCGTACATTTCTCCGCAATCACTGGCGAAGGCTTCAAAACTCTTGAAGAAGGACAACGCGTAGAATTTAACGTTGTTCAAGGCAACCGTGGACCACAAGCAGAAAACGTTGTAAAGCTGTAG
- a CDS encoding copper homeostasis protein CutC: MLLEIIATTADEAVTAVVHGADRVELISAFEEGGLTPQEDVTLSVLEALKRLEQANHTPIAKVYPVHAMVRPHSNSFVYDKADLSEMTAQMIRMRTLGVHAFVLGTLQLDGTINTDALESLLEAAGDRPVTFHRAFDEVPDQEEALTTLLKYPQIKWILTSGGKPSVLEATDQINRLVKQSIGHTVTILPGSGLSVPSLPAFIKSTGAQAVHLGTGVRTGGTDSPIDGMLVRHARQLLNEFQ, from the coding sequence ATGCTGCTTGAAATCATTGCTACAACTGCAGATGAAGCGGTTACAGCTGTAGTGCACGGTGCGGACCGTGTAGAGCTTATATCCGCCTTTGAAGAAGGTGGACTAACTCCACAAGAGGACGTTACGTTATCGGTGCTTGAGGCGCTTAAACGGCTCGAGCAAGCTAATCATACCCCTATAGCTAAAGTATATCCCGTACATGCGATGGTTAGGCCTCATAGCAATTCCTTTGTTTACGATAAGGCAGATCTTAGTGAAATGACTGCTCAAATGATCAGAATGCGTACATTAGGCGTTCATGCGTTCGTCTTAGGCACACTTCAGCTTGATGGAACTATTAATACGGATGCTTTAGAAAGTTTATTGGAAGCCGCTGGTGATCGTCCTGTTACCTTCCACCGAGCATTTGATGAGGTACCTGACCAAGAAGAGGCGTTAACCACACTCCTAAAATACCCTCAAATCAAATGGATACTTACCTCAGGCGGTAAACCGAGCGTTCTTGAAGCAACAGATCAAATTAATAGGTTGGTTAAACAAAGTATTGGACATACTGTTACCATACTCCCAGGAAGCGGTCTATCGGTTCCTTCATTGCCTGCCTTTATAAAATCTACCGGAGCACAAGCCGTTCATCTCGGAACTGGTGTTAGAACCGGTGGAACAGATTCTCCTATCGATGGAATGCTCGTTCGTCATGCCCGTCAATTACTTAATGAATTCCAATAA